In Artemia franciscana unplaced genomic scaffold, ASM3288406v1 PGA_scaffold_49, whole genome shotgun sequence, the following proteins share a genomic window:
- the LOC136041878 gene encoding histone H4-like — protein sequence MTGRGKGGKGLGKGGAKRHRKVLRGNIQGITKPAIRRLARRGGVKRISGLIYEETRGVLKVFLEKVIRDAVTYTEHAKRKTLTAMDVVYALKRQGRTLYGFGG from the coding sequence ATGACAGGAAGAGGAAAAGGAGGAAAGGGGCTTGGAAAAGGAGGCGCAAAACGTCATCGCAAAGTTCTTCGTGGCAATATCCAGGGTATCACAAAACCAGCAATTAGAAGACTGGCCCGCCGTGGTggtgtaaaacgtatatctggcctaatttacgaggaaaccagaggtgttcttaaagtttttctagAAAAAGTTATTCGCGATGCTGTCACCTACACAGAACATGCCAAGAGAAAGACTCTAACTGCTATGGATGTAGTCTACGCTCTGAAGCGTCAAGGTCGTACATTGTATGGCTTTGGTGGTTAA
- the LOC136041879 gene encoding histone H3-like, translating to MARTKQTARKSTGGKAPRKQLATKAALKSAPATGGVKKPHRYRPETVALREIRRYQKSTELLIRKLPFQRLVREIAQDFKTDLRFQSSAVMALQEASEAYLVGLFEDTDLCAIHAKRVTIMPKGIQLARRIRGETA from the coding sequence ATGGCTAGGACAAAACAAACTGCGAGAAAATCAACTGGTGGAAAGGCACCTAGGAAGCAGCTTGCGACCAAGGCTGCACttaagtcggctcctgctactGGTGGGGTAaaaaaaccacacagatacaggccCGAAACCGTAGCCCTGAGAGAGATTCGTCGTTATCAAAAGAGTACGgaactcttaataaggaaattgcccttccagagacttgtgcgagagattgcccaggatttcaaaactgacttgagGTTCCAGAGTTCGGCTGTGATGGCCCTACAAGAAGCCAGCGAGGCGTATCTAGTTGGACTTTTTGAGGATACAGACTTGTGTGCCATTCACGCCAAAAGGGTGACCATTATGCCAAAAGGTATTCAACTTGCCCGTCGTATCCGTGGCGAGACAGCTTAA